A section of the Cryobacterium soli genome encodes:
- a CDS encoding NAD(P)-dependent oxidoreductase, translating to MSIRQTFLVFGATGQTGKHFLSLALNDGHRVRVLARNPAKLDGAIPNLEIYQGSITDSPDLDRLVEGADVVVSLLGDAQAQRTQKINTTFVRDLVPAMRRHGVSRFLYQAGGLSAPPNRKLSPALWLIRNTIARGYSGQHKDNEAVMRYLTDEAMDIEWMVHRAGIGSDGPSRGDLERSRRRVSIATFRDCAAHNYRLLSDPTAIHTCDLSSYRK from the coding sequence GTGAGCATCCGACAGACGTTCCTCGTGTTCGGCGCAACCGGACAGACCGGCAAGCACTTCCTGTCGCTGGCCCTGAACGACGGACACCGAGTCCGGGTTCTCGCCCGAAACCCCGCCAAGCTCGACGGCGCCATCCCCAACCTCGAGATCTACCAGGGGTCGATCACCGACTCCCCCGATCTCGACCGGCTCGTCGAGGGCGCCGATGTTGTGGTGTCGCTGCTGGGTGATGCCCAGGCGCAGAGGACCCAGAAGATCAACACAACCTTCGTGCGCGACCTGGTGCCCGCCATGCGCCGCCACGGCGTCAGCCGCTTTCTCTACCAGGCGGGCGGACTCAGCGCACCTCCGAACCGGAAGCTGTCGCCGGCGTTGTGGCTGATCAGAAACACGATCGCGCGCGGGTACAGCGGTCAGCACAAAGACAATGAAGCGGTCATGCGCTATCTGACCGACGAAGCCATGGACATCGAATGGATGGTCCACCGGGCCGGAATCGGCTCGGACGGACCGTCACGAGGCGATCTCGAGCGATCCCGTCGCAGGGTGAGTATCGCGACCTTCCGAGACTGCGCAGCCCACAACTACCGACTCCTGTCGGATCCGACCGCCATTCACACCTGCGACCTCAGCAGCTACCGGAAATAG
- a CDS encoding TetR family transcriptional regulator, whose protein sequence is MRWAPDARGRLQGAALELFSEQGYSATTVPQITARAGLTTRTFFRYFADKREVIFGGDEIPRRAARLIAEAPEGLEPMDVIRLVLHRVATEQFEEHRKQTAMVRAIIHSNDSLRDRDARKRDDLVRAARAAFIARGEAPLRATVVAELGILVFQVALDQWAVNDEARSMTGVIDDVMTMVAGVSP, encoded by the coding sequence ATGCGATGGGCACCAGACGCACGCGGCCGTCTCCAAGGAGCGGCGCTTGAGCTGTTCTCCGAGCAGGGCTATTCGGCGACGACGGTTCCCCAGATCACCGCCCGGGCGGGACTGACGACGAGGACGTTCTTTCGCTATTTCGCCGACAAACGAGAAGTGATCTTCGGCGGCGACGAGATCCCGCGCCGCGCCGCCCGGCTGATCGCTGAGGCGCCCGAGGGCCTGGAGCCCATGGACGTCATCCGACTCGTGTTGCATCGGGTCGCAACCGAACAGTTCGAGGAGCATCGGAAGCAGACCGCGATGGTGCGCGCAATCATCCACTCGAACGACTCGCTCCGCGACCGTGATGCCCGTAAACGCGACGACCTCGTCCGTGCCGCTCGCGCCGCCTTCATCGCACGCGGCGAGGCACCCCTCAGGGCCACCGTCGTTGCGGAGCTGGGCATCCTCGTCTTCCAGGTGGCTCTCGACCAATGGGCCGTCAACGACGAAGCCCGATCGATGACGGGCGTCATCGATGACGTCATGACCATGGTCGCCGGGGTGTCTCCCTGA
- a CDS encoding serine hydrolase, translating into MSSSKGRVRVVAVSMAAALTLGITACTAAATADPSSSTGLAVALGEAPNQDVVDLYTDRDTAVSAAVDALPQFVEKALDQTGVPGAQVAVVSNGQVVFDEGYGVRDVTTQEPVDVDTVFQIASLSKPLSSSIVAKAITDDPDLSWDDPVVAYLPDFTLRDPYVTEHGKIADFFSHRTGIPTGAGDDLEDIGFDADYILAHLDQVPLASFRDTYQYSNFGLTVGGEAVAASRGQTWAQTAQELLFEPLGMTSTTTLHEDYLAADDRAAMHARTGDGRYEQLFDRDADAEAPAGGVASTAGDIAKWMTMVLADGEVDGAQFIDPLVLAQTYSAHSITGGDAKNLTSRTSHYGFGTNVGATVTGRVNINHSGAFGWGAATNATMIPDLNLGIVVLTNGAPSGVPEAIVAEFVDLVQFGAETRPWLDLWPARFAEFSDPAGDLVGEEPPTDAAPTGPAGDYVGTYTSPYFGDFTVSEQNGILTGALGPDGGYTFELDPWDGDTLSFVPTGENALPGSLSSAVFVREGEQITGVTLTYFNTFPAPDQEPNGLGVFTRVG; encoded by the coding sequence ATGAGCAGCAGCAAGGGCCGTGTACGCGTTGTCGCCGTGTCAATGGCGGCAGCACTCACGCTGGGAATCACGGCGTGCACCGCGGCTGCGACCGCTGACCCGTCGTCCTCCACCGGTCTCGCTGTCGCGCTCGGCGAGGCGCCCAACCAGGACGTCGTCGATCTCTACACGGATCGCGATACGGCCGTGTCCGCCGCCGTCGATGCGCTCCCCCAGTTCGTCGAGAAGGCGCTCGACCAAACCGGGGTGCCCGGCGCGCAAGTCGCGGTCGTCTCGAACGGACAGGTCGTGTTCGACGAGGGATACGGCGTGCGGGACGTGACGACGCAGGAGCCCGTCGACGTCGACACAGTGTTTCAGATCGCCTCGTTGTCCAAGCCACTCTCGTCGAGCATTGTGGCCAAAGCGATCACCGACGACCCCGATCTGTCCTGGGACGATCCGGTCGTCGCCTACCTCCCCGACTTCACGCTGCGCGACCCGTACGTGACCGAGCACGGCAAGATCGCCGACTTCTTCTCGCACCGCACCGGCATCCCCACCGGTGCCGGCGATGACCTCGAGGACATCGGCTTCGATGCCGACTACATCCTGGCTCACCTCGACCAGGTACCTCTGGCGTCGTTCCGCGACACCTACCAGTACTCCAACTTCGGGCTGACGGTGGGCGGCGAGGCCGTCGCGGCGTCGCGCGGGCAAACGTGGGCGCAGACCGCCCAGGAGCTGCTGTTCGAACCGCTCGGCATGACGTCGACAACCACCCTCCATGAGGACTACCTCGCCGCCGACGATCGCGCGGCCATGCACGCGCGCACCGGCGACGGCCGGTACGAGCAGTTGTTCGACCGTGACGCGGATGCCGAGGCTCCGGCCGGTGGCGTCGCCTCGACCGCCGGCGACATTGCGAAGTGGATGACCATGGTGCTGGCAGACGGCGAGGTCGACGGCGCCCAATTCATCGATCCGCTCGTGCTCGCACAGACCTATTCCGCCCATTCGATCACCGGCGGCGACGCCAAGAACCTGACCTCACGCACCTCGCACTACGGGTTCGGCACGAACGTCGGCGCCACCGTGACCGGCCGCGTCAACATCAACCACTCGGGCGCATTCGGATGGGGTGCCGCCACCAACGCCACGATGATCCCCGACCTGAACCTGGGGATCGTCGTGCTCACCAACGGAGCACCCTCCGGAGTGCCAGAAGCAATCGTCGCGGAGTTCGTCGACCTCGTCCAGTTCGGTGCGGAGACGCGCCCCTGGTTGGACCTGTGGCCGGCCAGGTTCGCAGAATTCTCCGATCCGGCGGGCGACCTCGTCGGCGAGGAGCCACCGACGGATGCCGCGCCGACAGGCCCGGCCGGGGACTACGTCGGCACGTACACGAGCCCTTATTTCGGCGACTTCACCGTGAGCGAGCAGAACGGTATCCTGACCGGCGCCCTCGGCCCCGACGGCGGCTACACGTTCGAGCTCGATCCGTGGGACGGCGACACACTGTCCTTCGTGCCGACCGGTGAGAATGCGCTCCCCGGCTCGCTCTCCTCAGCGGTCTTCGTCCGCGAGGGCGAGCAGATCACCGGCGTCACCCTGACCTACTTCAACACGTTTCCCGCGCCCGACCAGGAGCCGAACGGGCTCGGCGTCTTCACCCGCGTCGGCTGA
- a CDS encoding histidine phosphatase family protein yields the protein MLTNDPLPNRPAPDNPSGKLILLRHGETEWSKSGKHTGLTDVPLTARGEDLARGAGKLVADYDFTLVLTSPLQRARQTAELAGLDAEVDPFLVEWDYGGYEGRTTREIRKELGYNWSAFTHGVIRGETPGETVEEVAARASRVLTRVLPAMEKGDVALIAHGHFLRILTAVYLRLAPRFGAQITLDAGSVSVLSYYREQPAILSWNYGAELPMEPSES from the coding sequence ATGCTCACAAACGATCCGCTGCCCAACCGCCCCGCCCCGGATAACCCCTCCGGGAAGCTGATTCTTCTGCGTCACGGGGAGACGGAGTGGTCGAAGAGCGGCAAGCACACGGGGCTCACCGATGTTCCACTCACTGCCAGGGGAGAAGACCTCGCTCGCGGAGCGGGCAAGTTGGTGGCCGATTACGATTTCACGCTTGTGCTGACCTCGCCGCTGCAGCGCGCGCGTCAGACTGCTGAACTCGCCGGCCTGGACGCCGAGGTCGATCCGTTTCTCGTCGAGTGGGACTACGGCGGGTACGAGGGGCGTACAACCCGTGAGATCCGCAAGGAACTCGGCTACAACTGGAGCGCATTCACCCACGGCGTGATTCGCGGCGAGACCCCAGGCGAGACCGTGGAAGAGGTCGCCGCCCGCGCATCCCGTGTGCTCACCCGGGTGCTGCCGGCGATGGAGAAGGGAGATGTCGCCCTGATCGCGCACGGCCACTTCCTGCGTATCCTGACGGCCGTGTACCTGAGGCTGGCCCCGCGCTTCGGCGCTCAAATCACCCTGGATGCCGGATCGGTCTCCGTGCTCAGCTACTACCGCGAGCAGCCGGCCATCCTGTCGTGGAACTACGGGGCCGAACTGCCCATGGAGCCGTCCGAGTCCTGA
- a CDS encoding sensor histidine kinase, which yields MTARLSTTPLDRAVPMPAPRLRLWSRLWRYLVVVAVGVLVLFVNLAEFLGQDPTALSDEASALIGGFVLLDLLLGVIAICLLSLRRRRPVLTAVLTASLSAVSVFAVGAAALAIVSMSTRRRWKPVVAVGFVWVAATAFYELVLRSSIPGVTVDSALSWASGGLAIAIYAICASTGFYIGARRDLVASLRDRAENAEREQALREESARESERTRIAREMHDVLAHHISLLSLHAGVLTYRTDLTRQETVDAATIIQNNAQLALTELRQILGVLRSRDDEEGAAGSGLAEPPQPTLAELPALLADSREGGMRVSLDASGLGDGAAPVGGGERAASPSTGGRPEFDGLSESVSRAAYRIIQEALTNARKHAAGAPVTLEIDRHGGELLVVVRNPLGGSTVGPGLSSGMGLTGLRERAQLAGGSLAHGTDSDGGFVVTARLPWQ from the coding sequence GTGACCGCCCGACTGAGCACCACCCCACTCGACCGTGCCGTGCCGATGCCGGCACCCCGGTTGCGGCTCTGGTCGCGCCTCTGGCGCTACCTCGTCGTGGTAGCGGTGGGCGTGCTGGTGCTCTTCGTCAACCTGGCGGAGTTCCTCGGGCAGGATCCCACCGCCCTCTCGGATGAGGCGAGCGCCCTCATCGGCGGCTTTGTGCTCCTCGACCTGCTGCTCGGCGTGATCGCTATCTGCCTGCTGTCGCTGCGCCGCCGTCGGCCCGTGCTGACCGCGGTGCTTACCGCCAGCCTGTCGGCCGTGTCGGTCTTCGCGGTAGGAGCGGCAGCCCTGGCCATCGTGTCGATGAGCACCCGCCGGCGCTGGAAGCCGGTGGTGGCGGTCGGCTTCGTCTGGGTCGCCGCCACGGCGTTCTACGAGTTGGTGCTTCGATCGAGCATTCCGGGTGTGACGGTCGATTCCGCTCTCAGTTGGGCATCCGGCGGGCTCGCCATCGCGATCTACGCGATCTGCGCGAGCACCGGGTTCTACATCGGAGCGCGTCGCGACCTTGTCGCCTCGCTGCGCGACCGGGCCGAGAACGCCGAACGCGAGCAGGCGTTGCGTGAGGAGTCGGCGCGGGAGTCCGAGCGCACCCGCATCGCCCGGGAAATGCACGACGTGCTGGCCCACCACATCTCACTGCTGTCCCTGCACGCCGGCGTGCTCACCTACCGCACCGATCTGACCCGGCAGGAAACGGTCGATGCGGCCACGATCATCCAGAACAACGCCCAGCTGGCGCTGACCGAACTGCGGCAGATTCTCGGCGTGCTGCGCAGCCGCGACGACGAGGAGGGCGCCGCCGGTTCCGGCCTCGCCGAGCCTCCGCAGCCCACTCTGGCCGAACTGCCCGCTCTGCTGGCCGATTCCCGGGAGGGCGGCATGCGCGTGTCCCTGGATGCGAGCGGTCTCGGTGACGGAGCGGCGCCGGTCGGCGGCGGTGAGCGTGCCGCCTCCCCGTCGACGGGTGGCCGGCCTGAGTTCGACGGGCTGTCCGAGTCGGTCTCCCGCGCCGCGTATCGCATCATCCAGGAGGCCCTCACGAACGCGCGCAAGCATGCGGCCGGCGCCCCCGTCACGTTGGAGATCGACCGGCACGGCGGCGAGCTGCTCGTCGTGGTGCGGAACCCGCTCGGCGGCAGCACGGTTGGGCCGGGCCTGAGTAGCGGCATGGGGTTGACCGGTCTGCGCGAGCGGGCCCAGCTCGCCGGCGGCAGCCTCGCGCACGGCACCGACAGCGACGGCGGCTTCGTCGTGACAGCGAGGCTGCCATGGCAGTGA
- a CDS encoding ABC transporter permease: protein MTAYRSTHQAVGSVIDAPPSGQTAGLRPASGGIPFLRLCRVELRKQLDTRAGVWLLVAIALVNCGFIVLTLFTADAAALTWTMLSQSASLGQLLLLPLIGVMAATSEWSARTALTTFTLEPRRTRVNLAKLASAGALGLIVMAVTFAVSAVLNLVGIVWQGGDGSWALDWGVVAGSGLALVLLVWQGVAFGLAFLSTPVAIVAYLALPTVWTVLTLTIESLRGPAEWLDVNQTLSVLMMGAMTADDWPRLAVSLLVWLAVPLAFGLWRTARREP from the coding sequence ATGACCGCGTATCGCAGCACCCACCAAGCCGTAGGTTCCGTCATTGACGCGCCACCCTCGGGGCAGACGGCCGGACTCCGCCCCGCCTCCGGCGGCATCCCGTTTCTGCGGCTGTGCCGGGTGGAGCTGCGCAAACAGCTCGACACCCGGGCGGGTGTGTGGCTCCTCGTGGCGATCGCCCTGGTGAATTGCGGGTTCATCGTACTCACCCTGTTCACCGCGGATGCGGCGGCCCTCACCTGGACGATGCTCAGCCAGTCCGCCTCGCTCGGGCAGTTGCTGCTGCTGCCGCTGATCGGCGTGATGGCCGCCACGAGCGAGTGGTCGGCGCGCACCGCGCTGACGACGTTCACCCTCGAACCCCGGCGCACCCGGGTGAATCTGGCGAAGCTCGCCTCGGCGGGCGCATTGGGCCTCATCGTGATGGCGGTGACCTTCGCGGTCAGTGCCGTGCTCAACCTGGTGGGCATCGTTTGGCAGGGCGGCGACGGGTCGTGGGCGCTCGACTGGGGCGTCGTCGCCGGCAGCGGGCTCGCGCTCGTGTTGCTCGTCTGGCAGGGCGTCGCGTTCGGGCTCGCGTTCCTGAGCACGCCCGTGGCGATCGTGGCCTACCTCGCCCTGCCGACCGTGTGGACGGTGCTGACTCTCACGATCGAATCGCTGCGCGGTCCGGCGGAGTGGCTCGACGTGAATCAGACCCTGAGCGTGCTGATGATGGGCGCGATGACCGCGGATGATTGGCCCCGCCTGGCCGTATCCCTCTTGGTCTGGCTCGCGGTGCCGCTCGCATTCGGGCTATGGCGCACTGCCCGGCGGGAGCCATAG
- a CDS encoding GNAT family N-acetyltransferase, with protein sequence MFHTHSLGFRTDLMLLALQGSTITRQADHLVVRTPANPDFHWGNFLLFDRPPAPGVAAAWPAQFGRMFQGSSHLSIGVDGTDGAAGDTADLAAAHLEVTRSVVLTLSEEAPLRPCRATPDAIFRRLDANDDGDWAQAGALRQSNAADIAGYAEFTEQRLGSMRALQRAHHGSWFGAFLDGEMVSGLGIFSDGSGTARYQSVDTHPRFRQRGFAGTLVHLAGHYAVDHLAATTLVIVADPDEPAIRLYRALGFADTEIQTQLEHVAP encoded by the coding sequence ATGTTCCACACCCACTCGCTAGGTTTCCGCACCGATCTCATGCTCTTGGCGCTGCAAGGCAGCACGATCACCCGGCAGGCAGACCATTTGGTCGTCCGCACGCCCGCGAACCCCGACTTTCACTGGGGAAACTTCCTGCTGTTCGACCGCCCGCCCGCTCCCGGTGTGGCCGCTGCCTGGCCTGCACAGTTCGGCCGCATGTTTCAGGGCTCATCGCATCTTTCGATCGGCGTCGACGGCACGGATGGCGCGGCGGGCGACACCGCGGACCTGGCCGCGGCGCACCTCGAGGTCACGAGGTCCGTCGTCCTGACGCTGTCCGAGGAAGCGCCGCTTAGACCGTGCAGGGCCACTCCAGATGCCATTTTCCGCCGGCTCGATGCGAACGACGACGGCGACTGGGCCCAGGCCGGGGCGCTCAGGCAATCCAACGCCGCCGACATCGCCGGGTACGCCGAGTTCACCGAGCAGAGACTCGGCTCGATGCGCGCACTGCAGCGGGCACATCACGGGTCCTGGTTCGGTGCCTTCCTCGATGGAGAAATGGTGTCGGGACTCGGGATCTTCAGCGACGGAAGCGGAACGGCACGCTATCAATCGGTCGATACCCACCCACGTTTCCGTCAGCGGGGATTTGCCGGCACGTTGGTCCACCTCGCCGGCCACTATGCCGTCGACCACCTGGCGGCGACGACCCTCGTCATCGTGGCCGACCCCGACGAGCCGGCCATCCGGCTCTATCGGGCCTTAGGCTTCGCGGACACCGAAATCCAAACCCAGTTGGAGCACGTCGCTCCCTGA
- a CDS encoding glycoside hydrolase family 127 protein — MTPLSTTPYLETTMLAHTHTSATAFPVDPSTGTLRPLALTEVRIDGGFWAQMQELNASAIIDHCETWMEKVGWIGNFDAAVEGRLPADRRGREFSDSDVYKLLEAMAWEIGRAPNERLDTRLRALVRRIGAAQEADGYLNTRFGRTGQDPRYSDLQWGHELYCYGHLLQAAVARGRTAGDDELVTIARRAADHLCEVFGVGGIESVCGHPEVEMALVEFGRYTGESRYIDQARLFIDRRGHGVLGDIELGQSYFQDETPVRDAEVMRGHAVRAVYLAAGAVDLGVEDDDAELIQAVSGQLARTVARRTYLTGGMGAHHEGESFGADYELPSDRAYSETCAGIGSIMLNYRLLLATGDVTYADMIERTLYNVVATSPAADGKAFYYTNTLHQRVPGSVPSPDEPSPRASSSLRAPWFDVSCCPTNVARTLATLGAYFATSSASGLQVHQYSTGDVSAVLDGGTVAVHVETNYPADGEVRLVVTETLDGEWDLSLRVPAWAETGAQLRVGGEVSEVPAGTTTVRRAFTVGEEIVLSLPMVARWTSPDPRIDALRGQRAVERGPVVLCLESTDVPFDGSVDDLRVTEELSDVDGVVTVSLRSMAARDLAWPYGVDAPELSAEIARVPLVPYHSWANRGPSSMRIWLPVEVDALAS, encoded by the coding sequence ATGACTCCCTTGTCGACGACCCCCTATCTGGAGACCACCATGCTCGCCCACACTCACACATCAGCCACAGCGTTTCCCGTCGACCCATCGACCGGAACGCTCCGCCCGCTCGCGCTGACGGAGGTGCGCATCGACGGCGGCTTCTGGGCCCAGATGCAGGAACTCAACGCATCGGCGATCATCGACCATTGCGAAACCTGGATGGAAAAGGTGGGCTGGATCGGCAACTTCGACGCCGCCGTTGAGGGGCGTCTGCCGGCTGATCGTCGCGGACGCGAGTTTTCCGATTCCGATGTGTACAAGCTTCTCGAGGCGATGGCCTGGGAAATCGGCCGTGCCCCAAACGAACGGCTCGACACCCGACTGCGAGCGCTGGTTCGCCGCATCGGCGCCGCCCAAGAAGCGGATGGGTACCTCAATACCCGGTTCGGCCGGACCGGCCAGGACCCGCGCTACTCCGACCTGCAGTGGGGCCATGAACTGTACTGCTACGGCCACCTCCTGCAAGCCGCTGTGGCCCGAGGTCGCACTGCAGGTGACGATGAGCTCGTCACCATCGCCCGTCGAGCCGCCGACCATCTCTGCGAGGTGTTCGGGGTCGGTGGCATCGAATCGGTCTGCGGGCACCCCGAAGTGGAAATGGCCCTGGTCGAGTTCGGCCGGTACACGGGGGAGAGCCGCTATATCGACCAGGCCCGGCTGTTCATCGACCGTCGCGGGCACGGTGTGCTCGGCGATATCGAGCTGGGCCAGAGCTACTTCCAGGACGAGACGCCCGTCCGCGACGCTGAGGTGATGCGCGGTCACGCCGTGCGCGCGGTGTACCTCGCCGCGGGCGCCGTTGACCTCGGAGTGGAGGACGACGACGCCGAGCTCATCCAGGCGGTCTCGGGACAGCTGGCGCGCACCGTCGCCCGGCGCACCTATCTCACCGGAGGAATGGGCGCCCACCACGAGGGCGAATCGTTCGGTGCCGACTACGAACTGCCCAGCGACCGCGCCTACTCCGAGACGTGCGCGGGGATCGGCTCGATCATGCTGAACTACAGGCTGCTGCTGGCAACCGGCGATGTTACCTACGCCGACATGATCGAGCGCACTCTGTACAACGTGGTGGCGACATCGCCCGCGGCCGACGGTAAGGCTTTCTACTACACGAACACCCTCCACCAGCGGGTGCCCGGTTCCGTTCCGTCACCGGATGAACCCAGCCCACGGGCCTCCTCCAGCCTGCGCGCACCGTGGTTCGACGTCTCCTGCTGCCCGACAAACGTCGCCCGCACCCTGGCCACCCTGGGGGCCTATTTCGCCACCTCATCCGCATCCGGTCTGCAGGTGCACCAGTATTCGACCGGCGACGTGTCTGCGGTGCTCGACGGGGGCACGGTCGCGGTGCACGTCGAAACGAACTATCCGGCCGACGGTGAAGTCCGCCTGGTCGTGACCGAGACCCTGGACGGCGAATGGGATCTGTCCCTGCGCGTGCCCGCGTGGGCAGAAACTGGGGCGCAACTTCGGGTAGGCGGAGAGGTCAGCGAGGTCCCTGCAGGCACAACCACCGTGCGCCGGGCCTTCACCGTCGGGGAAGAGATCGTGCTCAGCCTGCCGATGGTGGCCCGGTGGACCTCGCCGGACCCACGGATCGACGCGCTGCGCGGACAGCGTGCCGTCGAGCGCGGCCCGGTGGTTCTGTGTCTCGAATCGACGGATGTGCCGTTCGACGGCAGCGTGGATGACCTCCGTGTCACGGAGGAACTCAGCGATGTGGACGGGGTGGTGACCGTCAGCCTGCGTTCCATGGCAGCCCGGGACCTCGCCTGGCCTTACGGCGTGGACGCGCCCGAACTGTCGGCGGAGATCGCACGGGTACCACTTGTTCCGTACCACTCGTGGGCGAACCGGGGGCCGTCGTCGATGCGCATCTGGTTGCCGGTCGAGGTGGACGCCTTGGCCTCCTAG
- a CDS encoding zinc-binding alcohol dehydrogenase family protein, with protein sequence MDAITGPFRRLVTPWVRHPTVLGSDVAGEIAAVGGGSTRFRVGERVVGYAAGQERLRNNSEEGGFQRYVTVLERVCAELPDTVTFEQAAVLPLGVSTASAGLYEKDQLALPLPTSAPSARGDVVLVWGASTSVGSNAVQLARASGYTVIATAGRRNHDFVRSLGAEAVFDYRDPEVDRLIVDAIGHRHLAGTMAIGGGALTHALRIAGRTTGTKNIASAYPDPLTRLRSLLARVRGIRVTSIWGGTPVQSPVGPAIFRDFLPVALRSGAFRPAPAPKIVGVGLEQVPRALAALRKGISATKLVVTIPAEDITP encoded by the coding sequence GTGGACGCGATCACCGGGCCATTCCGTCGCCTCGTTACGCCCTGGGTGCGGCATCCCACCGTCCTGGGCAGCGATGTGGCCGGTGAGATCGCCGCGGTTGGCGGCGGCAGCACACGATTCCGGGTGGGAGAGAGGGTCGTCGGCTACGCGGCCGGGCAAGAGCGGCTGCGCAATAATTCCGAAGAGGGTGGCTTCCAGCGCTACGTCACGGTTCTCGAGCGCGTCTGCGCCGAACTGCCCGACACCGTGACGTTCGAGCAGGCGGCAGTTCTGCCGCTCGGGGTGTCGACCGCGTCCGCAGGCCTGTACGAGAAGGACCAGCTAGCTCTGCCGCTTCCGACCTCCGCGCCGTCGGCTCGTGGAGACGTCGTCCTGGTGTGGGGTGCCTCGACGAGTGTCGGCAGCAACGCCGTGCAGCTCGCGCGAGCCAGCGGCTACACGGTGATCGCCACAGCCGGGCGACGAAACCACGACTTCGTGCGGTCTTTGGGAGCGGAAGCGGTCTTCGACTACCGTGATCCCGAGGTCGACCGGCTGATCGTGGACGCGATCGGGCATCGCCACCTGGCCGGCACGATGGCGATCGGAGGAGGCGCGCTCACCCACGCTTTGCGCATCGCGGGCCGCACCACCGGCACCAAGAACATAGCGTCCGCCTATCCCGACCCGCTCACCCGCTTGCGGTCACTCCTCGCACGTGTGCGCGGCATCCGGGTGACGAGCATCTGGGGAGGCACTCCCGTGCAGTCCCCTGTCGGTCCCGCCATCTTCCGGGACTTCCTTCCGGTCGCACTCCGCAGCGGAGCGTTCCGGCCGGCACCCGCTCCGAAAATCGTCGGGGTCGGCCTCGAGCAGGTGCCGCGAGCGCTGGCGGCTCTCCGCAAGGGCATCTCGGCGACCAAGCTCGTTGTCACCATCCCCGCAGAGGACATCACCCCGTGA
- a CDS encoding ABC transporter ATP-binding protein — protein sequence MITAEHLTKRYRSRVAVDDVSFTASPGRVTGFLGPNGAGKSTTMRMLCGLASPTAGSSTVLGVPFRALENPGRHVGVLLDAAAQHNGRTGRESLSISAQLMNLPARRVEEVLELVGLTPSEGGTRIRGYSLGMRQRLGLAAALLGDPQVLILDEPANGLDPAGIRWMRGLLTSFAAAGGTVLLSSHLLLEVEAVADDLVIIGQGHVLAQGSAAELLAVPGTQVQSRDDARLGAALIAAGFDVATTGAGITTSATVDDVGRIALGSAIVVTDLRPAANAGLEELFFTMTAQHGREDVSA from the coding sequence ATGATCACCGCAGAACACCTCACCAAGCGTTACCGCTCGCGGGTCGCCGTCGACGACGTGTCGTTCACCGCCTCGCCCGGACGCGTCACCGGGTTCCTCGGCCCCAACGGTGCCGGCAAATCCACCACTATGCGCATGCTGTGCGGCTTGGCCTCCCCCACCGCTGGCAGCAGCACCGTGCTCGGCGTGCCGTTCCGGGCCCTGGAAAATCCCGGCCGGCACGTGGGCGTGCTGCTCGACGCCGCCGCCCAGCACAACGGGCGCACGGGTCGGGAATCGCTCTCGATCTCCGCACAGCTGATGAACCTGCCCGCTCGCCGGGTGGAGGAGGTGCTCGAGCTCGTCGGCCTCACCCCGAGCGAGGGCGGCACCCGCATCCGCGGTTACTCCCTGGGCATGCGGCAACGGCTGGGACTGGCCGCCGCGCTGCTCGGCGACCCGCAGGTGCTCATCCTCGACGAACCCGCCAACGGCCTCGACCCGGCCGGTATCCGCTGGATGCGCGGCCTGCTCACCTCCTTTGCCGCCGCGGGCGGCACCGTGCTGCTGTCCTCCCACCTGCTGCTCGAGGTGGAGGCGGTGGCCGACGACCTTGTCATCATCGGCCAGGGTCACGTGCTCGCCCAGGGCAGCGCCGCCGAGCTGCTCGCGGTGCCGGGCACCCAGGTGCAGAGCCGCGACGACGCCCGCCTCGGCGCGGCCTTGATCGCCGCCGGGTTCGACGTGGCCACCACGGGCGCCGGCATCACCACCTCCGCGACGGTCGACGACGTCGGGCGAATCGCCCTCGGCTCGGCCATCGTCGTGACCGACCTCCGTCCGGCCGCGAACGCCGGGCTTGAGGAACTGTTCTTCACCATGACCGCCCAGCACGGGCGAGAGGATGTCTCCGCATGA
- a CDS encoding ArsR/SmtB family transcription factor has product MNWLPTSKDQSDHTLVPVFAALGDGMRWSILAALGGADASASALAEILPVSRQAIAKHLAVLQDVGLVEPVRVGREVQYRVLGSQLTEIARQLDLIGAQWDRRLATIKQIAEELQAQ; this is encoded by the coding sequence ATGAACTGGTTGCCTACCTCGAAGGATCAGAGTGACCACACTCTTGTTCCCGTCTTCGCCGCCCTCGGCGATGGCATGCGCTGGAGCATCCTGGCAGCACTCGGCGGGGCGGATGCGTCGGCGTCCGCCCTCGCCGAGATCCTCCCCGTCTCACGCCAGGCGATCGCCAAGCACCTGGCCGTGCTGCAGGACGTCGGACTGGTGGAGCCCGTGCGAGTGGGCCGCGAAGTCCAGTACCGTGTGCTGGGCAGCCAGCTCACGGAGATCGCTCGGCAGCTCGACCTGATCGGGGCGCAGTGGGACCGCCGGCTGGCCACGATCAAGCAGATCGCGGAGGAGCTGCAGGCGCAGTGA